The following coding sequences are from one Pseudonocardia sp. HH130630-07 window:
- a CDS encoding N-acetylmuramic acid 6-phosphate etherase, with protein MSREDIGALGTERVRPELADLDQWSTRALVDLVTAEDAGVVAAVRAEAGRIAAVADLAVERLERGGRMIYGGAGTAGRLAVLDATELAPTYGVGPDQVVALLAGGRAAMTAAVEGAEDDTEAAVADLAALGPGPGDLVVAVTASGRTPYARALLVAARAAGAATAAVANNPDSPVAALADVAITLDTGPEIVAGSTRMKAGTSQKMLLTALSTAVMVRLGKVHGNLMVDVAATNVKLRIRAEAIVADATGAGPREVRTALDDAGGHAKTAIVALLAGVDARAATALLSGAGGRVSAAVAAAAGGRS; from the coding sequence GTGAGCCGCGAGGACATCGGCGCGCTCGGCACCGAGCGGGTGCGCCCGGAACTCGCCGATCTGGACCAGTGGTCCACTCGGGCGCTGGTCGATCTCGTCACCGCCGAGGACGCGGGCGTCGTCGCGGCGGTGCGGGCCGAGGCCGGGCGGATCGCCGCCGTGGCCGATCTCGCCGTCGAGCGGCTGGAGCGCGGCGGCCGGATGATCTACGGCGGTGCCGGGACGGCCGGACGGCTCGCGGTGCTCGACGCCACCGAGCTGGCGCCCACCTACGGGGTCGGGCCGGACCAGGTCGTCGCCCTGCTGGCCGGCGGGCGCGCCGCGATGACCGCCGCGGTCGAGGGCGCCGAGGACGACACCGAGGCGGCCGTCGCCGATCTCGCCGCCCTCGGCCCCGGGCCCGGCGACCTGGTCGTCGCCGTGACCGCCTCCGGCCGGACGCCGTACGCCCGCGCGCTGCTCGTCGCGGCCCGCGCGGCCGGCGCCGCCACCGCGGCCGTCGCGAACAACCCGGACAGCCCGGTCGCCGCGCTCGCCGACGTCGCGATCACGCTCGACACCGGCCCCGAGATCGTCGCCGGCTCGACCAGGATGAAGGCGGGGACCAGCCAGAAGATGCTGCTCACCGCGCTGTCGACGGCGGTGATGGTCCGGCTCGGCAAGGTCCACGGCAACCTCATGGTCGACGTCGCCGCCACCAACGTGAAGCTGCGGATCCGCGCGGAGGCGATCGTCGCCGACGCCACCGGTGCCGGTCCGCGCGAGGTCCGGACCGCCCTCGACGACGCGGGCGGCCACGCGAAGACCGCGATCGTCGCCCTGCTCGCCGGGGTGGACGCCCGCGCCGCGACCGCGCTGCTCTCCGGTGCCGGCGGCCGGGTCTCGGCCGCGGTCGCCGCCGCCGCGGGAGGACGGTCGTGA
- a CDS encoding N-acetylglucosamine kinase: MSALLAFDVGRTVCRAALVSDGARVRTGDVPCTGGVADRDGVARVLAAMSAVTAGWPAPAAAAAGVAGLAAVPQAAGPLARGLRERLGSGTRVLLASDMVTWHAGALGGVPGVVLAAGTGAVALGIGATGHSARVDGWGHLLGDDGSGHAIGRAGLAAALRAHDGRPDGSVALLARLRERHGEPEALPGRVYDAADPAREVAAFARDVLAVAAIGDPVAGRIADRAATDLAESASAAMDRVGDAERGGPRTVACAGGLLDAGPVLTDRLDAALAARSLTRTHPLGDALDGARLLLEDPTVPHHALLAPATGVLR, from the coding sequence GTGAGCGCCCTGCTGGCGTTCGACGTCGGGCGGACGGTCTGCCGGGCCGCGCTCGTCAGCGACGGCGCGCGGGTGCGCACCGGGGACGTGCCGTGCACCGGAGGCGTCGCGGACCGGGACGGTGTCGCACGGGTGCTCGCCGCGATGTCCGCGGTCACCGCCGGATGGCCGGCCCCCGCCGCGGCCGCCGCCGGGGTGGCGGGCCTGGCCGCGGTGCCGCAGGCGGCCGGGCCGCTGGCCCGGGGCCTGCGCGAGCGGCTCGGCTCCGGGACCAGGGTGCTGCTGGCCTCGGACATGGTCACCTGGCACGCCGGGGCGCTGGGCGGTGTGCCGGGCGTCGTGCTCGCCGCCGGGACCGGTGCCGTCGCGCTGGGGATCGGCGCCACCGGGCACTCCGCCCGGGTCGACGGCTGGGGCCACCTGCTCGGCGACGACGGCAGCGGGCACGCGATCGGCCGGGCCGGGCTCGCCGCGGCGCTGCGGGCGCACGACGGCCGTCCGGACGGGTCGGTGGCGCTGCTCGCCCGGCTGCGCGAGCGCCACGGCGAGCCGGAGGCACTGCCCGGCCGGGTGTACGACGCCGCGGACCCGGCCCGCGAGGTGGCCGCGTTCGCCAGGGACGTGCTCGCCGTGGCCGCGATCGGGGACCCGGTCGCCGGGCGGATCGCCGACCGGGCGGCGACCGATCTCGCCGAGTCCGCGTCGGCGGCCATGGACCGGGTCGGTGATGCGGAGCGCGGCGGCCCGCGGACCGTGGCGTGCGCCGGTGGCCTGCTCGACGCCGGCCCGGTGCTGACCGACCGGCTCGACGCCGCGCTCGCCGCCCGCTCGCTCACCCGCACCCACCCGCTCGGTGACGCCCTGGACGGTGCCCGCCTGCTGCTGGAGGACCCCACCGTGCCGCACCACGCACTGCTCGCCCCGGCCACCGGGGTGCTCCGGTGA
- a CDS encoding GntR family transcriptional regulator — protein sequence MKYLRLHDELRERVDAMAAGEPLPPERELAREVGVSRTTLRRAVDELVAAGRLHRRQGAGVFAVGPRIAHGLTATSFSADMRARGLEPGTRIVEFESGPAGPRLGRRLELSPDAPVVRAVRLRSAGGEPMALETLHVPGDLVPGLREPDLAESSYYELLARHGHAVAGGRQSIEPTVTDGAESALLGVPVHSPALLFERTTRDGGGRVLEFVRAVYRGDRYRIETEIAPVGVPAATR from the coding sequence ATGAAGTACCTGCGGCTGCACGACGAGCTGCGCGAGCGGGTCGACGCCATGGCGGCGGGCGAACCGCTGCCGCCGGAGCGCGAGCTCGCCCGCGAGGTCGGGGTCTCCCGGACCACGCTGCGGCGGGCCGTCGACGAGCTGGTCGCGGCCGGCCGGCTGCACCGGCGGCAGGGGGCCGGCGTCTTCGCGGTCGGGCCGCGGATCGCGCACGGGCTGACCGCGACGTCGTTCTCCGCCGACATGCGGGCCCGCGGGCTGGAGCCCGGCACCCGGATCGTCGAGTTCGAGAGCGGCCCGGCCGGTCCGCGGCTGGGCCGGCGGCTGGAGCTCTCGCCGGACGCGCCGGTGGTCCGGGCAGTGCGCCTGCGCTCGGCCGGCGGCGAGCCGATGGCCCTGGAGACCCTGCACGTGCCGGGCGACCTGGTGCCGGGCCTGCGCGAGCCGGACCTGGCGGAGTCCTCGTACTACGAGCTGCTCGCCCGGCACGGCCACGCCGTGGCCGGTGGGCGCCAGTCGATCGAGCCGACCGTCACCGACGGGGCGGAGTCCGCCCTGCTCGGGGTGCCCGTGCACAGTCCGGCACTGCTGTTCGAGCGCACCACCCGCGACGGGGGCGGTCGCGTCCTCGAGTTCGTCCGCGCGGTCTACCGCGGCGACCGCTACCGGATCGAGACGGAGATCGCCCCGGTCGGAGTCCCGGCGGCGACCCGGTGA
- a CDS encoding arabinosyltransferase domain-containing protein has translation MLTEEPRIAERGQVDTARDRRRLRWAGRLGLLAFVLAVAVPFLPVVQHENTIVWPSAGTGTQDVNAPLVALRPQSMSVTVPADAVRSLDGRSPGPATVFSTVPPESPEGALSGLALTVADGQLVLVNRGQQLAAAPLRDRPSEIRITSDATATTVDLGSGAQTFPGDVRPQSVGIYSDLDSALDPLGGTAVRISPDTRFDSSPSVWKSLATAVATLALIGSLLALAGVDRHLGRRPHRAGREAGGMAERWHPRLRRWWTRARPRPVDVTVVGVLGLWAAIGGQTSDDGFTLGIARDVPTSGYVGNYYRWYNAAEAPFGWFYDLYALWVQVSDSLLWLRLPSVLMGVTAWWLVSRGLLPRLGRQARRSRAATFAAAKVFLAFWMAYNSGLRPEPVVVVCSLLALVCVERAIALQRTLPVALGLFAASLAVGANPAGLIAIAPFLAGIRPLWQLLAARVRAFGAIPVLAPLLASGTAILMIAWVDQSWAAVIDSTRIRSDIGPDWPWYSEIAQRYAPLFGSLADGSIARRFPILLVILCTLACVVVLIRRNRIPGAALGPAQRLIGSTVIALLIFAMTPTKWTHHFGDLVGLGAGMVALAAIATGSDALRSLRNRLAFLSAAFLVAALSAAGPNTWWYTNNWGVPWADEQVTIGGFEASSVLLLVALLLAAGAGVEHLRGIREERHPDQLAGLERAVGRLPLVGRWWRARDWRRDASAALDATRRLRLTSAPLALLCALLVGFNLISMTAAMQARSGTWSMGADALSHPLGGSCGLASQVLAERRPVDGVLPPAPEPAGMASPARPDLLPTVAPPPPPGEATATPAPLPPGVVPANSPDAQLRDPTSGGSGFRRDGVPPTGGGTGVSGFEYVLSGGMGGDSAPAFGSFDSSGRTTGILRTPWTLLTEDQRTGTTPLVVTAAGRLGGGNKLTVQYATRLDDGRVRVVEQTTLDDGRGEEMPWRELRFDLPDAARAATEVRLVAQDNSLGADGWLAVAPLRAPQLAPLSTVTGDQPLFLEYPVSLASPCLRPFTTAGGIAQIPAYRLQADGSRMRVDGEGWSTPQAGGPLGWITIVGKQTELPTYLEGDPGRDWGKVQAIQPYRPNAVAPTLERSDVLRSGLYSPGPLPAPPPGIPSPSR, from the coding sequence GTGCTCACCGAGGAACCGAGGATCGCGGAACGGGGGCAGGTCGACACCGCACGTGACCGGCGCCGCCTGCGCTGGGCGGGCAGGCTCGGCCTGCTGGCGTTCGTGCTGGCCGTGGCCGTTCCCTTCCTCCCCGTGGTGCAGCACGAGAACACCATCGTCTGGCCGTCGGCCGGCACCGGGACGCAGGACGTCAACGCGCCGCTGGTCGCCCTCCGACCGCAGTCGATGTCGGTCACCGTCCCCGCCGACGCGGTCCGCAGCCTCGACGGGCGCAGCCCGGGCCCGGCGACGGTGTTCTCGACGGTGCCGCCGGAGTCCCCGGAGGGCGCCCTGTCCGGGCTCGCCCTCACCGTCGCCGACGGACAGCTCGTGCTCGTCAACCGGGGCCAGCAGCTCGCGGCCGCGCCGCTGCGCGACCGGCCGTCGGAGATCCGGATCACCTCCGACGCGACCGCCACCACCGTCGACCTCGGCTCCGGCGCCCAGACCTTCCCCGGCGACGTGCGTCCGCAGTCGGTCGGGATCTACTCCGACCTGGACTCCGCCCTCGACCCGCTCGGCGGGACCGCCGTCCGGATCAGTCCGGACACCCGCTTCGACTCCAGCCCGTCGGTCTGGAAGTCCCTCGCCACGGCCGTCGCCACGCTGGCACTGATCGGCTCGCTGCTCGCGCTGGCCGGTGTGGACCGGCACCTCGGGCGGCGCCCGCACCGGGCCGGCCGCGAGGCGGGCGGGATGGCCGAGCGCTGGCACCCCCGCCTCCGCCGGTGGTGGACCCGGGCCCGGCCCCGCCCGGTCGACGTGACGGTCGTCGGCGTGCTGGGGCTGTGGGCCGCGATCGGTGGCCAGACCTCCGACGACGGGTTCACCCTCGGTATCGCCCGGGACGTCCCCACGTCGGGCTACGTCGGCAACTACTACCGCTGGTACAACGCCGCCGAGGCCCCGTTCGGCTGGTTCTACGACCTCTACGCGCTGTGGGTCCAGGTCTCGGACTCGCTGCTGTGGCTGCGGCTGCCGTCGGTCCTGATGGGGGTGACGGCGTGGTGGCTGGTCTCCCGCGGCCTGCTCCCGCGGCTCGGCCGCCAGGCCCGGCGCTCCCGGGCCGCGACCTTCGCCGCGGCGAAGGTCTTCCTCGCGTTCTGGATGGCCTACAACTCCGGCCTGCGGCCGGAACCGGTGGTCGTCGTCTGCTCGCTGCTGGCCCTGGTGTGCGTCGAGCGCGCGATCGCGCTGCAGCGGACGCTGCCGGTCGCGCTCGGGCTGTTCGCCGCCTCGCTGGCGGTCGGGGCGAACCCGGCGGGCCTCATCGCGATCGCCCCGTTCCTCGCCGGCATCCGCCCGCTGTGGCAGCTGCTGGCCGCCCGGGTCCGGGCGTTCGGTGCGATCCCGGTGCTCGCCCCGCTGCTGGCCTCCGGCACCGCGATCCTGATGATCGCCTGGGTCGACCAGAGCTGGGCCGCAGTCATCGACTCGACCCGGATCCGGTCCGACATCGGCCCGGACTGGCCCTGGTACTCCGAGATCGCGCAGCGCTACGCACCGCTGTTCGGCAGCCTCGCCGACGGATCGATCGCCCGGCGCTTCCCGATCCTGCTGGTCATCCTCTGCACGCTCGCCTGCGTCGTCGTGCTGATCCGGCGCAACCGGATCCCCGGCGCCGCGCTCGGCCCGGCCCAGCGGCTCATCGGCAGCACGGTGATCGCGCTGCTGATCTTCGCGATGACCCCGACGAAGTGGACCCACCACTTCGGTGACCTCGTCGGGCTCGGTGCCGGCATGGTCGCGCTCGCCGCGATCGCGACCGGATCGGACGCACTGCGCTCGCTGCGCAACCGGCTGGCGTTCCTCTCGGCCGCCTTCCTGGTCGCCGCACTGTCCGCGGCCGGCCCGAACACCTGGTGGTACACGAACAACTGGGGCGTGCCCTGGGCCGACGAGCAGGTCACGATCGGCGGGTTCGAGGCCTCCAGCGTGCTGCTCCTCGTCGCGCTGCTGCTGGCCGCCGGGGCCGGGGTCGAGCACCTGCGGGGGATCCGCGAGGAACGCCACCCCGACCAGCTGGCCGGGCTGGAGCGGGCCGTCGGCAGGCTCCCGCTCGTCGGCCGCTGGTGGCGGGCCAGAGACTGGCGCCGGGACGCCTCGGCCGCGCTGGACGCCACCCGGCGGCTGCGGCTCACCTCCGCACCGCTCGCGCTGCTGTGTGCCCTGCTGGTCGGCTTCAACCTGATCTCGATGACCGCCGCCATGCAGGCCCGGTCCGGTACCTGGTCGATGGGTGCCGACGCGCTGTCGCACCCGCTCGGCGGCTCCTGCGGCCTGGCCAGCCAGGTGCTCGCCGAGCGCAGGCCGGTCGACGGCGTGCTGCCCCCGGCACCGGAACCGGCCGGGATGGCCTCACCGGCCCGGCCGGACCTGCTGCCGACCGTCGCGCCCCCGCCCCCGCCGGGCGAGGCGACCGCGACGCCCGCGCCGCTCCCGCCCGGTGTGGTCCCGGCGAACAGCCCGGACGCCCAGCTGCGCGACCCGACCAGCGGGGGATCGGGGTTCCGTCGCGACGGCGTCCCGCCGACCGGTGGCGGTACCGGGGTGTCCGGCTTCGAGTACGTGCTCTCCGGCGGCATGGGCGGGGACTCCGCACCCGCCTTCGGCAGCTTCGACTCCTCCGGCCGCACCACCGGGATCCTGCGCACCCCGTGGACGCTGCTCACCGAGGACCAGCGGACGGGGACGACCCCACTGGTGGTGACGGCCGCGGGCCGGCTGGGCGGCGGCAACAAGCTGACCGTGCAGTACGCGACCCGGCTCGACGACGGCCGGGTGCGCGTCGTCGAGCAGACCACCCTCGACGACGGCCGCGGCGAGGAGATGCCGTGGCGGGAGCTGCGCTTCGACCTGCCCGACGCGGCCCGGGCCGCCACCGAGGTGCGCCTCGTGGCGCAGGACAACTCGCTCGGCGCCGACGGCTGGCTGGCCGTCGCGCCGCTGCGTGCCCCGCAGCTCGCGCCGCTGTCCACGGTGACCGGGGACCAGCCGCTGTTCCTGGAGTACCCCGTGTCGCTGGCGAGCCCCTGCCTGCGGCCGTTCACCACCGCCGGGGGGATCGCCCAGATCCCGGCCTACCGGCTGCAGGCCGACGGGAGCCGGATGCGGGTCGACGGGGAGGGCTGGTCCACCCCGCAGGCGGGCGGACCGCTGGGCTGGATCACGATCGTCGGCAAGCAGACCGAGCTGCCCACCTACCTGGAGGGCGACCCCGGCCGGGACTGGGGCAAGGTGCAGGCGATCCAGCCGTACCGCCCGAACGCGGTGGCGCCCACGCTGGAGCGGTCCGACGTCCTGCGCTCGGGCCTGTACAGCCCGGGGCCGCTGCCGGCCCCGCCACCGGGCATCCCGTCGCCGAGCCGCTGA
- a CDS encoding GNAT family N-acetyltransferase — MLADDPLGAGREDPADPAPYRAAFERIDADPSELLLVADSAGTVVGTLQLSLLPGLARRGALRAQIEAVRVAADRRGAGLGETMVRYAADEARRRGAVLVQLTSDRSRTGAHRFYERLGFVASHEGYKLPLV, encoded by the coding sequence ATGCTGGCCGACGACCCGCTCGGGGCGGGCCGGGAGGACCCGGCCGATCCGGCGCCCTACCGCGCCGCGTTCGAGCGGATCGACGCCGATCCCTCGGAGCTGCTGCTCGTCGCGGACTCGGCCGGCACCGTGGTCGGCACCCTGCAGCTGTCGCTGCTCCCCGGGCTCGCCCGGCGGGGTGCGCTGCGGGCCCAGATCGAGGCCGTGCGGGTCGCCGCCGACCGCCGCGGCGCCGGTCTCGGCGAGACCATGGTCCGGTACGCCGCCGACGAGGCCCGGCGGCGCGGCGCGGTCCTGGTGCAGCTGACGTCGGACCGGTCCCGTACCGGCGCCCACCGGTTCTACGAGCGGCTCGGCTTCGTCGCCTCCCACGAGGGCTACAAGCTGCCGCTGGTGTGA
- a CDS encoding APC family permease, which translates to MAGADEQTFVRALGRADVLAVGFGAMIGFGWVVLAGEWVSGAGTGGAALAFVIGGAVMAIVGLTYAELVSALPKAGGEHHYVLRALGSRWAFVASWAMVLGYLSVVAFEAVALPETALYLLPDLQAGLLWTIAGYDVYATWVLVGVGGAVAVTWLNYVGIRPAAVAQTVAVAFLVAVGLVMLTGTVAGGSAATAEPWFTGGAAGMLGVLVAVPFLFVGFDVIPQSAEEIDLPQRHIGRLLVVSVLMAIAFYVVIVLGTGAALDDEALTGSRLAAADGMAVLWGHPAFGTLLVLGGIAGILTSWNAFLIGASRLVYAMAASGMLPRWFAAVHPRYRTPSHAVLFIGGLSVLAPLFGDNMLTWLVDAGGITITMGFTLVAVTFLVLRRREPGLERPFRVAGGAVVGGTAVVAGLILFSFYLPGMPAALGTAEWVIVGAWWLAGAWFLTRFPEVGHGADAEERLVRATGR; encoded by the coding sequence GTGGCCGGAGCGGACGAGCAGACCTTCGTACGGGCACTGGGCCGGGCCGACGTGCTCGCCGTCGGGTTCGGCGCCATGATCGGCTTCGGCTGGGTGGTGCTGGCCGGGGAGTGGGTGTCCGGCGCGGGGACCGGTGGCGCCGCGCTCGCGTTCGTCATCGGTGGCGCGGTGATGGCGATCGTCGGGCTGACCTACGCCGAGCTGGTCTCGGCACTGCCCAAGGCGGGCGGGGAGCACCACTACGTGCTGCGGGCGCTCGGCTCGCGGTGGGCGTTCGTCGCGTCCTGGGCGATGGTCCTCGGTTACCTGTCGGTCGTGGCGTTCGAGGCCGTCGCCCTGCCGGAGACGGCGCTCTATCTCCTCCCCGACCTGCAGGCCGGGCTGCTGTGGACGATCGCCGGCTACGACGTGTACGCCACCTGGGTGCTCGTCGGGGTCGGCGGCGCCGTCGCGGTCACCTGGCTGAACTACGTCGGGATCCGGCCCGCCGCCGTCGCCCAGACGGTCGCGGTCGCGTTCCTGGTGGCCGTCGGCCTGGTGATGCTCACCGGCACCGTCGCCGGAGGGAGCGCCGCCACCGCGGAGCCGTGGTTCACCGGCGGCGCCGCCGGGATGCTCGGCGTGCTCGTCGCGGTGCCGTTCCTGTTCGTGGGCTTCGACGTGATCCCGCAGTCGGCCGAGGAGATCGACCTCCCGCAGCGGCACATCGGACGGCTGCTGGTCGTCTCGGTCCTGATGGCCATCGCGTTCTACGTGGTCATCGTGCTCGGGACCGGCGCAGCGCTCGACGACGAGGCGCTGACCGGCTCCCGGCTCGCCGCTGCCGACGGGATGGCCGTGCTCTGGGGGCACCCGGCGTTCGGCACGCTGCTCGTCCTCGGCGGCATCGCCGGCATCCTCACCAGCTGGAACGCGTTCCTGATCGGGGCCAGCAGACTGGTGTACGCGATGGCCGCGTCCGGGATGCTGCCGCGCTGGTTCGCCGCGGTGCACCCGCGGTACCGGACGCCGTCGCACGCGGTGCTGTTCATCGGCGGCCTGTCCGTGCTGGCCCCGCTGTTCGGCGACAACATGCTGACCTGGCTGGTCGACGCGGGCGGCATCACCATCACCATGGGGTTCACCCTGGTCGCCGTGACGTTCCTGGTGCTCCGCCGTCGCGAACCCGGTCTCGAGCGACCGTTCCGGGTCGCCGGGGGAGCGGTGGTCGGCGGGACCGCCGTCGTCGCCGGGCTGATCCTCTTCTCCTTCTACCTGCCCGGGATGCCGGCGGCACTCGGCACGGCCGAGTGGGTCATCGTCGGGGCCTGGTGGCTGGCCGGCGCCTGGTTCCTCACCCGGTTCCCGGAGGTCGGGCACGGCGCCGACGCCGAGGAGCGGCTGGTCCGGGCCACCGGCCGCTGA
- a CDS encoding 2-phosphosulfolactate phosphatase: MTDTRPWAEPVRIGWGPAGAAAMTGADLLVVADVLSFTTTLTVALDRGVPVVPCARRDDHARELARRHDATLAAPRGAGPVSLSPVSVRSAPGLRRLVLPSPNGATIAAGASAPVLGVSLRNRAGAVRLLRERCDRGARIGVVAAGERWPDGALRPAVEDLVGAGAVLAGLPSRLLSPEALAVAAAAGALLGDPAAALHDCVSGRELVGRGWEEDVDVAAELDSSPVLPVLTGGVFVDAAA; the protein is encoded by the coding sequence GTGACCGACACCAGGCCGTGGGCCGAACCCGTCCGGATCGGGTGGGGACCCGCCGGCGCGGCCGCGATGACCGGCGCCGACCTGCTCGTCGTCGCCGACGTCCTCAGCTTCACCACCACCCTGACCGTGGCGCTCGACCGGGGTGTCCCGGTCGTGCCGTGCGCCCGCCGGGACGACCACGCCCGCGAGCTGGCCCGCCGGCACGACGCGACGCTGGCCGCCCCGCGCGGCGCCGGCCCGGTGTCGCTGTCGCCGGTCTCGGTCCGCTCCGCCCCCGGCCTGCGACGGCTGGTGCTCCCCTCGCCCAACGGGGCCACGATCGCGGCAGGAGCCTCCGCGCCGGTGCTCGGCGTCTCGCTGCGCAACCGGGCGGGTGCCGTCCGCCTGCTGCGCGAGCGGTGCGACCGGGGTGCGCGCATCGGTGTCGTCGCGGCCGGTGAGCGGTGGCCGGACGGCGCGCTGCGCCCGGCCGTCGAGGACCTCGTGGGCGCGGGTGCGGTACTGGCCGGGCTGCCGTCACGGCTGCTCTCCCCGGAGGCGCTGGCGGTGGCCGCCGCGGCCGGGGCGCTGCTCGGGGACCCGGCGGCGGCGCTGCACGACTGCGTGAGCGGGCGCGAGCTCGTCGGGCGCGGCTGGGAGGAGGACGTCGACGTCGCCGCCGAGCTCGACTCCAGCCCGGTGTTGCCGGTCCTGACCGGCGGCGTGTTCGTCGACGCCGCCGCCTGA
- a CDS encoding alpha/beta fold hydrolase has translation MDRRRWGTVVSIAMALLVIGMALLTPVAQAAAPAAPAQDLLDPSPPGANDWGCRPSPEHPDPVVLVHGLGANQALNWSYVAPRLAERGFCVFALTYGRNPLAPPPLTQVGGLAPMETSAAELGDFVDRVLAATGAGKVDIVGHSEGSLMPNHYVRFLGGAEHVGRYVGMTPLWDGTETAGLALLNRTGQQLGLGPAIGLALDPLCASCRQFLRGSDFLERMNSDGGPRAPGVDYTMILTRYDELVVPYTSGLMDGADNIVLQDGCPTDLAEHVAVAFDPVTLQHIVNALDPEHARPVRCLPVGPEAPTAS, from the coding sequence ATGGACCGACGGCGATGGGGCACGGTCGTGTCGATCGCGATGGCGCTCCTCGTGATCGGGATGGCGCTGCTGACCCCGGTGGCCCAGGCCGCGGCTCCGGCCGCGCCGGCGCAGGACCTGCTCGATCCCTCGCCACCCGGGGCCAACGACTGGGGCTGCCGGCCGTCGCCCGAGCACCCCGACCCCGTCGTCCTCGTGCACGGGCTCGGCGCCAACCAGGCACTGAACTGGTCCTACGTCGCACCCCGGCTGGCCGAGCGCGGGTTCTGCGTGTTCGCCCTGACCTACGGCCGCAACCCGCTCGCGCCGCCGCCGCTGACCCAGGTCGGCGGGCTCGCACCGATGGAGACCAGCGCGGCCGAGCTCGGGGACTTCGTCGACCGGGTGCTGGCGGCGACCGGCGCCGGGAAGGTCGACATCGTCGGGCACTCCGAGGGCTCCCTGATGCCCAACCACTACGTCCGGTTCCTCGGCGGCGCCGAGCACGTCGGCCGCTACGTCGGTATGACCCCGCTGTGGGACGGCACGGAGACCGCGGGCCTGGCCCTGCTGAACCGGACCGGCCAGCAGCTCGGCCTCGGGCCGGCGATCGGGCTCGCGCTGGACCCGCTCTGCGCGTCCTGCCGGCAGTTCCTGCGCGGGTCGGACTTCCTGGAGCGGATGAACTCCGACGGCGGGCCCCGGGCCCCGGGCGTGGACTACACGATGATCCTCACCCGCTACGACGAGCTGGTCGTGCCGTACACCTCGGGCCTGATGGACGGCGCGGACAACATCGTCCTGCAGGACGGCTGCCCGACGGACCTGGCCGAGCACGTCGCCGTGGCGTTCGACCCGGTGACCCTGCAGCACATCGTCAACGCGCTCGACCCGGAGCACGCACGACCGGTCCGCTGCCTGCCGGTCGGGCCGGAGGCCCCCACCGCGTCCTGA